Genomic DNA from Methanobacterium sp. Maddingley MBC34:
GTCAACTCATGTCAGGGATGAATACTATGCATGTTCCACAGGTACTGAAAATCAAGAGGATAGTTGAGGAAACACCCACGGTGAAAACCTTCTATTTCCCCTGGGAATTTAAAGATGAGATTACCGGCCAGTTTACAACTTCTGCCAAGTTTCCAACTCCAGGCCAGTTTTTAATGGTCTGGAATTTCCAGGATGAGAAACCCATGTCCATATCCAGTATCGATCCAGTCAATGGGGAGATCGGTCTTTCGGTGAAGATGGTGGGCCCCTTCACCCAGTCACTGCACAAACTACAGGAAAACGACCAGCTGGGATTAAGAGGCCCTTACGGTAGGGGTTTTGTGATCGCAGGTTCCCGGGTCCTGGCAGTAGGTGGGGGTATTGGAATGGCACCGGTGGCAGGCTTCACTGAGGAAGCCTGTAGTAGGGGTATAGAGGTGGACACCATCACTGCTGCCACCACCCAGAGTGAGATACTATTTGCAGAACGCCTGGAAAAGGCAGGTTCCCGTGTATTCCCCACTACCGATGATGGAAGTCATGGTTTCTGTGGATTCGCCACGGAACTGGCAGAGAAACTCATAAAAGAAGGAAAGTATGATATGGTAGTGGCCTGCGGTCCTGAGATCATGATGAAAAAACTATCCCTCATCACCCAGGAAAATCAGATCCCGG
This window encodes:
- a CDS encoding 2-polyprenylphenol hydroxylase-like oxidoreductase (PFAM: Oxidoreductase FAD-binding domain; Iron-sulfur cluster binding domain of dihydroorotate dehydrogenase B; Oxidoreductase NAD-binding domain) — protein: MHVPQVLKIKRIVEETPTVKTFYFPWEFKDEITGQFTTSAKFPTPGQFLMVWNFQDEKPMSISSIDPVNGEIGLSVKMVGPFTQSLHKLQENDQLGLRGPYGRGFVIAGSRVLAVGGGIGMAPVAGFTEEACSRGIEVDTITAATTQSEILFAERLEKAGSRVFPTTDDGSHGFCGFATELAEKLIKEGKYDMVVACGPEIMMKKLSLITQENQIPAQFSLERYMKCALGICGQCCVDDVGWRICVEGPVFWGDQLSLISEFGKYHRDASGIKNQF